One part of the Niveispirillum cyanobacteriorum genome encodes these proteins:
- a CDS encoding tyrosinase family protein, which yields MRVSRRKVLATGGALAGLGAFSGVAGAATTKLPAPWVRYDVWSSDGQRMLKGYKTAVEAMLALPPTHPHNWFRNAFVHYMDCPHGNWWFYVWHRGYLGYFEQTVRKYSGMSDFAFPYWDWSQKQALPDGMFDGVLTPVADAFARYARDLPTFNNFIQGPLETYYSRLTAAQKNQQNLRGNTTFQKLWDGVAGTGGVDKGDRAFAPTDLSPTLKARYPTRSNPDITPSVAKYCLPANIALGLAPNQFNSANMVDSFTSVKTASHNAMPASGSVFSKLEGEPHNKVHNFIGGAFDGTGSWGTGPFGNMTNNLSPVDPIFFLHHSNMDRLWWLWEEKQRAKGLPTLPTNKDERAQFEREPFLFFWNEKGEPILNGKAGDYIDPKQFWYYYGPPVDKTLLDLVEDLKKPTTAPRLLAAASDEKSVDALAKWPIGLNAKQLQAIITFTRPTSSAREYAVVVNAPADLKVAGFDSPYYAGSISFFGSHTSDMQHRVTYAVSLDPAVVAKAGGQLDLRLVPTPAWADRAEPQIENLEIRGS from the coding sequence ATGCGCGTATCACGACGCAAAGTGCTGGCAACGGGCGGGGCGCTGGCGGGTCTTGGGGCGTTCAGCGGGGTTGCCGGTGCCGCCACGACGAAGCTGCCGGCCCCCTGGGTCCGCTATGATGTGTGGAGCAGCGATGGCCAGCGCATGCTGAAGGGCTACAAGACCGCTGTGGAGGCGATGCTGGCCCTGCCGCCCACCCATCCCCATAACTGGTTCCGCAATGCCTTCGTGCATTACATGGATTGCCCGCATGGCAATTGGTGGTTCTATGTCTGGCATCGCGGCTATCTGGGCTATTTCGAACAGACGGTTCGCAAATATTCCGGCATGTCCGACTTCGCGTTCCCCTATTGGGACTGGAGCCAGAAGCAGGCCTTGCCCGATGGCATGTTTGACGGCGTGCTGACGCCCGTCGCTGATGCCTTTGCCCGGTACGCGCGCGACCTGCCCACCTTCAACAATTTCATCCAGGGTCCGCTGGAAACCTATTACAGCCGCCTGACCGCGGCGCAGAAGAACCAGCAGAACCTGCGTGGCAATACCACGTTCCAGAAGCTGTGGGACGGCGTGGCCGGGACGGGCGGCGTCGATAAGGGGGACCGCGCCTTCGCGCCCACCGACCTTTCGCCCACCTTGAAGGCCCGCTACCCGACCCGCAGCAATCCCGATATCACCCCGTCGGTCGCCAAATACTGCCTGCCGGCCAACATCGCCCTGGGGCTGGCGCCGAACCAGTTCAACAGCGCCAACATGGTGGACAGCTTCACCAGCGTGAAAACCGCGTCCCACAATGCCATGCCGGCCAGCGGCTCTGTCTTCTCCAAGCTGGAGGGGGAACCGCATAACAAGGTCCATAACTTCATCGGCGGCGCCTTCGATGGTACCGGCAGTTGGGGCACTGGCCCCTTCGGCAACATGACCAACAACCTGTCCCCCGTCGATCCCATCTTCTTCCTGCACCATTCCAACATGGACCGGCTGTGGTGGCTGTGGGAGGAAAAGCAAAGGGCGAAGGGCCTGCCCACCCTGCCCACCAACAAGGACGAACGGGCGCAGTTCGAACGCGAGCCCTTCCTGTTCTTCTGGAACGAGAAGGGGGAGCCGATCCTGAACGGCAAGGCCGGCGATTACATCGATCCCAAGCAGTTCTGGTATTATTATGGCCCGCCGGTCGATAAGACGCTGCTGGACCTGGTGGAAGACCTGAAGAAGCCGACCACCGCACCGCGTCTGCTGGCCGCCGCGTCGGATGAAAAATCTGTGGATGCGCTGGCGAAATGGCCCATCGGCCTGAATGCCAAACAGCTGCAGGCCATCATCACCTTCACCCGCCCCACCAGTTCGGCCCGTGAATATGCGGTGGTGGTGAACGCGCCGGCCGATCTGAAGGTGGCGGGCTTCGACAGCCCCTATTATGCCGGCAGCATTTCCTTCTTCGGCAGCCACACCTCCGACATGCAGCACCGCGTCACCTATGCCGTGTCCCTGGACCCGGCGGTTGTGGCCAAGGCTGGGGGGCAGCTCGACCTGCGCCTCGTCCCCACCCCGGCCTGGGCCGACCGGGCGGAACCGCAGATCGAGAACCTCGAAATCCGCGGCTCCTGA
- a CDS encoding RNA polymerase sigma factor, with protein sequence MMDAGREAMFRQWMREHLTLLHRIARGFASPADQPDLLQELMLAVWRALPAFRGDSQPVTFIYRVAHNRALTWQGSQGGKARRDAEAAAEAMRRHALSADPDEVRMLDRLYAAIRQLPTLDRSILLLSLDGVPYRDIGQMHDLSESNVGVRLTRAKARLTGIISQIEAQEEEK encoded by the coding sequence ATGATGGATGCGGGACGCGAGGCGATGTTCAGGCAATGGATGCGGGAGCACCTGACCCTGCTACACCGGATCGCGCGCGGTTTTGCGTCGCCGGCCGACCAGCCGGATCTGTTGCAGGAACTGATGCTGGCCGTTTGGCGGGCGTTGCCGGCCTTTCGGGGCGACAGCCAGCCCGTCACCTTCATCTATCGCGTTGCGCATAACCGGGCGCTGACCTGGCAGGGCAGCCAGGGCGGAAAGGCGCGGCGTGACGCCGAAGCAGCGGCGGAGGCGATGCGGCGCCACGCCCTGTCCGCCGATCCGGATGAGGTGCGGATGCTGGACCGGCTCTACGCCGCCATCCGGCAATTGCCAACCCTGGACCGGTCGATCCTGCTGTTGTCGCTGGACGGGGTGCCGTACCGCGACATCGGCCAAATGCATGATTTGAGCGAAAGCAATGTCGGCGTTCGCTTAACACGTGCCAAGGCCCGTTTGACAGGAATTATATCCCAGATCGAAGCGCAGGAGGAAGAGAAATGA
- a CDS encoding helix-turn-helix domain-containing protein produces the protein MPNPAYPEPLPTSPALDPAFDELTSAEQREAWWRGSDDVQAVEAGDDVEWATEEHFPSGLHRSRLKDEDWARVAYFIAKGVSVTEVAKHFGVSRTTIWRGMQRSSGLRRRILSERRMLQRESDNRFVALREAVVTGLMEAISNGNVRVLLWAAKRLDLGGSILPAAPPAPRPSTGDAAPPMPRIRRAPPAVRAIMTRAADQADAAPLPANAPPPAPPPTNPVSAPVSAARQAKAPAVKPVPKPPRPAPAPMPAPTPVPKTATATARPTGPNQGAAKAPACLKRRVWPPVRHLATRQRPPCPPLADHMDMHVTDTLLQNCRYQGLGRPVCDNDGPLDPYRPLRSYDWP, from the coding sequence ATGCCGAACCCCGCCTATCCCGAACCGCTCCCCACCTCCCCCGCCTTGGACCCGGCCTTTGATGAACTGACCAGCGCTGAACAGCGGGAGGCATGGTGGCGCGGGTCGGATGATGTGCAGGCGGTGGAGGCCGGGGATGATGTGGAATGGGCGACGGAGGAACATTTTCCCTCCGGCCTGCACCGCTCCCGCTTGAAGGACGAGGATTGGGCGCGCGTGGCCTATTTCATTGCCAAGGGCGTGTCGGTGACGGAGGTGGCGAAACATTTCGGCGTGTCGCGCACCACCATCTGGCGCGGGATGCAGCGTTCGTCGGGCCTGCGCCGCCGCATCTTGTCGGAACGGCGGATGTTGCAGCGGGAAAGCGACAATCGTTTTGTGGCCCTGCGCGAGGCCGTGGTCACTGGCCTGATGGAGGCGATCAGCAATGGCAATGTCCGCGTCCTGCTCTGGGCGGCCAAGCGGCTGGACCTGGGCGGTTCCATCCTGCCCGCCGCACCGCCCGCCCCACGGCCCAGCACCGGGGACGCAGCTCCGCCCATGCCCCGTATCCGCCGCGCCCCGCCGGCGGTGCGCGCCATCATGACCCGTGCGGCCGACCAGGCCGACGCCGCCCCCCTCCCGGCGAACGCTCCGCCGCCAGCGCCACCCCCTACCAATCCCGTCTCCGCACCGGTGAGCGCCGCCCGTCAGGCCAAAGCGCCAGCCGTCAAACCGGTACCCAAGCCGCCCCGTCCGGCCCCGGCCCCCATGCCCGCACCGACGCCCGTACCCAAGACGGCAACCGCGACCGCCCGGCCCACCGGACCGAACCAGGGAGCGGCCAAGGCACCGGCCTGCCTTAAGCGCCGCGTCTGGCCACCCGTGCGCCATCTGGCAACGCGGCAGCGCCCGCCCTGCCCGCCGCTGGCCGATCATATGGACATGCATGTCACCGACACGCTGTTGCAGAACTGCCGGTATCAGGGGCTGGGCCGTCCCGTCTGCGACAATGACGGGCCGCTGGACCCCTACCGCCCCTTACGCAGCTATGACTGGCCCTGA
- a CDS encoding fimbrial biogenesis chaperone, giving the protein MKHYLRGLMLMLGAMLLGTLPASAFRLIPIEMEFEPTGRGATQIFRVENDTQLPIAIEIHITGRKMGPDGEDLPAEPSDEWVIFPEQLVLEPNQNQSIRVQWTGNPKPDQELAYRLIAEQLDVDIGQAPVEGGKVKLLVQYKASIYVTPPGVKAQINVVSAGPRQLSDGVVMEVKVRNDGTAHKILKDPTLVVEAGGKSVSIPTDRLGGLAGENVLPGVTRSFLLPWPGDLPKGPLNAKLNLP; this is encoded by the coding sequence ATGAAACATTATCTTCGCGGTCTGATGCTGATGCTGGGGGCAATGCTGCTGGGCACGCTGCCCGCCTCTGCCTTCCGCCTGATCCCGATCGAGATGGAGTTCGAGCCGACGGGGCGCGGCGCCACCCAGATTTTCCGGGTAGAGAATGATACCCAACTGCCCATCGCCATCGAAATCCACATCACAGGCCGCAAAATGGGGCCGGACGGGGAGGATCTGCCCGCCGAGCCGTCAGACGAATGGGTGATCTTCCCCGAACAGCTCGTGCTGGAACCCAACCAGAATCAGTCGATCCGCGTGCAATGGACCGGCAATCCCAAGCCGGATCAGGAACTGGCCTACCGTCTGATCGCTGAACAGCTTGATGTCGATATCGGGCAGGCACCGGTGGAGGGAGGCAAGGTCAAGCTGCTGGTGCAGTACAAGGCCTCGATCTATGTCACCCCGCCCGGCGTGAAGGCACAGATCAATGTCGTCTCCGCCGGCCCGCGTCAGCTCAGCGACGGCGTGGTGATGGAGGTGAAGGTCCGCAATGACGGCACCGCCCACAAAATCCTGAAAGACCCGACCCTGGTGGTGGAGGCGGGCGGCAAGTCCGTCTCCATCCCGACCGACCGTCTGGGTGGTCTGGCGGGCGAGAATGTGCTGCCGGGTGTCACGCGCAGCTTCCTGCTGCCCTGGCCGGGTGACCTGCCCAAGGGCCCGCTGAATGCCAAGCTGAACCTGCCCTGA
- a CDS encoding fimbria/pilus outer membrane usher protein, which translates to MTLAPARLASGAGSETPTPAAAPVQPKISADELFKKAFGQKKQAQSSQKADLPVYFDGYEIGQVPGQVSINPADTLVDLNKLSELLRPIAQEEPIKALLAQAGPDGNAAPARMTRSGIQLAYDGGDQIVKVTVPAAARRPRDLSVLERGAAARAYTVIPQADLSAQMNMRAAIEYLSVPTGFGKDGLGPLSVSMEPAINWKGWVVEGEINYREDAVRTLSRGPVRLIHDFTDAGIRTQLGDFTMPVIGNQVGRAVAGISVAKNFSIRPYDMVQPSGNREFILDNPSMVEVIVNGRPTRTFRLEPGPYNLNNFPGASGTNDVQIRITDAYGREQTIDFPFFFDSQLLATGVQEYGYSIGVPSRIDNDRYVYDEKDPVLSAYHRVGVTDNFTFTLGTQTDKTETTVTAEALVATGLGTFSVEPSAYLRRKDWGPTETAADKKQGYGGTLRYRSYSNGASVLDSQAITAQVSWYDPNYRSFGSTFVSNTKLDAALRISQPLFENLTTSLGGRYRETRGSSERDSYSVDLALRRRLFETGSVDLTFSHGKDGFGAKDTGVYLTTRFVFDSGRQSAGLNVDTISKQQRLDWRFQSLYAVNALSGGLEMLNEGGQAGDRVQGNLSYTHQRFEAQVRQDTVRRSLNDSKGIESRTSMTFGTALAFADGHYGVTRPITNSFAIITPHPRLAGKDIGVDPVDDRYAAQTDWLGVPIVPNISAYLVRPILLDVPDAPANYDLGDDRPAVQPGYKSGTIITIGTDAVASLVGTLIGPDDKPMALLSGTLRPQGIKDAKDLAFFTNRAGLFRIDSVRPGDWLLIVAGMEKTPLPITVAKEAEGLVKLGPLRLPTRP; encoded by the coding sequence TTGACCCTGGCGCCGGCCCGGCTGGCCTCCGGTGCAGGGTCGGAAACGCCGACACCAGCGGCCGCCCCGGTCCAGCCGAAGATTTCGGCGGATGAGTTGTTCAAGAAGGCGTTTGGACAGAAGAAGCAGGCGCAGAGCAGCCAGAAAGCTGACCTGCCCGTCTACTTCGACGGGTACGAAATCGGGCAGGTGCCGGGTCAGGTTTCCATCAACCCTGCCGACACGCTGGTCGACCTGAACAAACTCTCCGAACTGCTGCGCCCCATTGCACAGGAAGAACCGATCAAGGCATTGCTGGCCCAGGCCGGGCCGGATGGCAATGCCGCGCCTGCCCGCATGACCCGGTCGGGCATCCAACTGGCCTATGATGGTGGCGACCAGATCGTGAAGGTTACGGTCCCCGCCGCCGCCCGCCGGCCTCGCGACCTGTCGGTGCTGGAACGCGGTGCCGCGGCGCGGGCCTATACCGTCATTCCGCAGGCCGATCTGTCAGCACAGATGAACATGCGGGCCGCCATCGAATATTTGTCCGTTCCCACCGGCTTCGGCAAGGATGGGTTGGGTCCTCTGTCGGTCTCCATGGAACCCGCCATCAACTGGAAGGGCTGGGTAGTGGAAGGGGAGATCAATTACCGCGAGGATGCGGTCCGTACCCTGTCGCGCGGCCCTGTCCGCCTGATCCATGACTTCACCGATGCCGGCATCCGTACACAGCTGGGCGATTTCACCATGCCGGTGATCGGCAATCAGGTGGGACGCGCCGTGGCCGGCATCTCGGTCGCCAAGAATTTCTCGATCCGGCCCTATGACATGGTGCAGCCCAGCGGCAACCGTGAATTCATCCTCGACAATCCGTCGATGGTGGAGGTCATCGTCAATGGCCGACCCACCCGCACCTTCCGCCTGGAACCCGGCCCGTATAATCTGAACAATTTCCCCGGCGCGTCCGGCACCAATGATGTGCAGATCCGCATCACCGATGCCTATGGCCGCGAACAGACCATCGACTTCCCCTTCTTCTTCGACAGTCAATTGCTGGCAACCGGCGTACAGGAATATGGCTACTCGATCGGCGTGCCGTCGCGGATCGACAATGATCGCTATGTCTATGACGAAAAGGACCCGGTCCTTTCTGCCTATCATCGCGTGGGCGTGACCGACAATTTCACCTTCACCCTGGGCACCCAGACCGACAAGACGGAAACCACGGTCACGGCAGAGGCACTGGTGGCAACAGGCCTCGGCACGTTCAGCGTGGAGCCGTCAGCCTATCTGCGACGCAAGGATTGGGGGCCCACCGAAACAGCCGCCGACAAGAAACAGGGCTATGGCGGCACCCTGCGCTATCGCTCCTATTCCAACGGCGCCTCCGTGCTGGATAGTCAGGCCATCACGGCCCAGGTCAGCTGGTACGACCCCAATTACCGCAGTTTCGGATCGACCTTCGTCTCCAACACTAAGCTGGATGCGGCCCTGCGTATCTCCCAGCCCTTGTTTGAGAACCTGACCACCTCGCTGGGTGGGCGCTACCGCGAAACGCGCGGCAGCTCGGAACGCGACAGCTATTCGGTGGATCTGGCCCTGCGCCGCCGCCTGTTCGAAACCGGCAGCGTCGATCTGACCTTCAGCCATGGCAAGGACGGTTTCGGGGCGAAGGATACGGGCGTCTATCTGACCACCCGCTTCGTGTTCGACAGCGGACGGCAGAGCGCGGGTTTGAATGTCGACACCATCTCCAAGCAGCAGCGCCTGGATTGGCGGTTCCAGTCGCTCTATGCCGTGAATGCCCTGTCGGGCGGGCTGGAAATGCTGAATGAGGGCGGGCAGGCCGGCGACCGGGTGCAGGGCAACCTCAGCTACACGCATCAGCGCTTCGAAGCGCAGGTCCGTCAGGACACAGTCCGCCGGTCGCTGAATGACAGCAAGGGCATCGAAAGCCGGACCTCCATGACCTTCGGCACGGCGCTCGCCTTCGCCGACGGGCATTATGGCGTCACCCGGCCGATCACCAACAGCTTCGCCATCATCACCCCGCATCCGCGTCTGGCGGGCAAGGATATCGGTGTCGATCCCGTGGATGACCGTTACGCCGCCCAGACCGACTGGCTGGGTGTGCCCATTGTCCCCAATATCTCCGCCTATCTGGTACGCCCCATCCTGCTGGACGTGCCCGACGCGCCCGCAAACTATGATCTGGGCGATGACCGTCCGGCGGTGCAGCCGGGATACAAGTCGGGCACCATCATCACCATCGGCACCGATGCGGTCGCCTCGCTGGTCGGCACCCTGATCGGCCCGGATGACAAACCGATGGCGCTGCTGTCCGGCACCTTGCGACCGCAGGGTATCAAAGATGCCAAGGATCTGGCCTTCTTCACCAACCGAGCCGGCCTGTTCCGCATCGACAGCGTGCGTCCCGGCGACTGGCTGCTGATTGTGGCCGGCATGGAGAAGACGCCCCTGCCCATCACGGTGGCCAAGGAAGCGGAGGGTCTGGTCAAGCTGGGGCCGCTGCGCCTACCGACCCGGCCTTGA
- a CDS encoding hybrid sensor histidine kinase/response regulator: MSALLNLLFMAVAAILTNIDLERALLLVNAAPLLGAAALLAAIWWNGRRETYALWWALSFVTVMLSVPLLETVGTPADPVMAGAALLADCLYNLAYYLFAHGVAIYAGHRYRWRRWLSAGVLVALLVGLALLRRDGVLRELLNVGFIEAVLAMALLSLLRIRPRRGPEWVLLLAVGATLLANTLYGLDILLNRPQDAFDPATLGNRLIDYIQPFVVMAIAMGAAGGALLRMTDRLAAERAAAEAAAEQARAADRAKSEFLATISHEIRTPINAIQGCLQILETHNLNAGQIRLLEVMGSSSASLLTLIDDVLDMARLEAGRLEMEQGPVDLGLLLGDLMSNVGPRAERKGLILSLRTGDGVPSGVVTDAKRLRQILLCLLDNAVKFTDQGRVTLSVDRIEAPGSVPGLAVPSPMHWVRFQVVDTGVGIPSEKLDQIFDVFSQADSSSTRRFGGAGLGLAIARSLTDMLGGSLTVESEAGEGSQFTLCLPLVPLAVDRPRQDAPIQGALPTVGTSRPVILLVEDDEVNRFVATELLIQRGAQVLQAGNGGDAIAIVKERRVDAIIMDLSMPDMDGLEAARRLRSMGGQGAQVPIVALTANLSMEIRQQCRDAGMQAFLAKPIKLDHLIATLSAVLPPVRDPAA; this comes from the coding sequence ATGTCGGCTCTGCTCAATCTTCTGTTTATGGCTGTCGCTGCCATTTTGACGAACATCGATCTTGAACGCGCTTTGCTGTTGGTGAATGCGGCCCCCCTTCTGGGTGCCGCAGCGCTGCTGGCCGCGATCTGGTGGAATGGCCGGCGTGAGACCTATGCGCTGTGGTGGGCGCTGTCCTTTGTCACGGTGATGCTGTCCGTCCCCTTGCTGGAGACTGTCGGCACGCCAGCGGACCCGGTCATGGCCGGTGCTGCGCTGCTGGCCGATTGTCTTTACAATCTGGCCTATTATCTGTTCGCGCATGGGGTCGCCATCTATGCCGGCCACCGGTACCGCTGGCGCCGCTGGCTGTCGGCGGGTGTACTGGTGGCGCTTCTGGTGGGGCTGGCCTTGCTGCGCCGTGACGGGGTCCTGCGCGAACTGCTGAATGTCGGCTTCATCGAGGCGGTGCTGGCCATGGCGCTGCTGTCGCTGTTGCGGATACGCCCCCGCCGGGGGCCAGAATGGGTACTGCTGCTCGCGGTGGGCGCCACGTTGTTGGCCAATACGCTCTATGGGCTGGACATCTTGTTGAACCGGCCGCAGGACGCGTTCGACCCGGCCACGCTGGGCAACCGTCTCATTGACTATATCCAGCCCTTCGTGGTGATGGCCATCGCCATGGGGGCGGCGGGCGGTGCCCTGCTGCGCATGACGGACCGGCTCGCCGCTGAACGCGCGGCGGCGGAGGCGGCGGCTGAGCAGGCCCGCGCCGCAGACCGCGCGAAGTCCGAATTCCTGGCCACCATCAGCCATGAAATCCGCACCCCCATCAATGCCATCCAGGGCTGTCTCCAGATTCTGGAGACGCATAATCTGAATGCCGGCCAAATCCGCCTGCTGGAGGTGATGGGCAGCTCCAGCGCCTCGCTGTTGACGCTGATCGATGATGTGCTGGACATGGCGCGGCTGGAGGCCGGGCGGCTGGAGATGGAGCAGGGGCCTGTCGATCTGGGCCTGCTGCTGGGCGATCTGATGTCCAATGTCGGCCCCAGGGCCGAGCGCAAGGGTCTGATCCTGTCCTTGCGGACGGGGGACGGGGTGCCGTCGGGCGTCGTGACCGATGCCAAGCGTCTGCGCCAGATATTGCTGTGCCTTCTCGACAATGCCGTCAAGTTCACCGACCAGGGCCGGGTCACCCTGTCGGTCGACCGGATCGAGGCGCCGGGGTCGGTGCCGGGACTGGCCGTGCCGTCGCCGATGCATTGGGTGCGATTCCAGGTGGTGGACACCGGTGTTGGCATTCCTTCCGAAAAGCTGGACCAGATTTTCGACGTGTTCAGCCAGGCGGACAGCTCCAGCACGCGCCGGTTCGGCGGGGCGGGCTTGGGTCTGGCCATTGCCCGGTCCCTGACCGACATGCTGGGCGGCAGCCTGACCGTGGAGAGCGAGGCCGGGGAAGGCAGCCAGTTCACCCTGTGCCTGCCGCTGGTGCCACTGGCCGTCGACCGTCCGCGCCAGGACGCCCCCATCCAGGGCGCCCTGCCCACCGTTGGCACGAGCCGTCCCGTCATCCTTCTGGTTGAGGATGACGAGGTGAACCGGTTTGTAGCCACCGAACTGCTGATCCAGCGCGGGGCGCAGGTTCTGCAGGCTGGCAATGGCGGCGATGCCATCGCCATCGTCAAGGAACGGCGTGTGGACGCGATCATCATGGACCTGTCGATGCCCGACATGGACGGGCTGGAGGCCGCACGGCGGCTGCGTTCCATGGGTGGACAGGGGGCGCAGGTGCCCATCGTTGCGCTGACGGCCAACCTGTCGATGGAAATCCGCCAGCAATGCCGCGATGCCGGCATGCAGGCCTTTCTGGCCAAGCCCATCAAGCTGGACCATCTGATTGCCACCCTATCGGCGGTGCTGCCGCCCGTGCGCGATCCGGCGGCTTAA
- a CDS encoding ribbon-helix-helix domain-containing protein, which yields MPDIQKISVAVTGDQLSAMRDAVATGDYATTSEIVREAVRDWQLKRAQRQDELARLRQAWNEGKESGGRALFDVEEVLVRAQARRVGAE from the coding sequence ATGCCGGACATCCAGAAGATCAGCGTTGCCGTAACGGGCGACCAGCTTTCCGCCATGCGCGACGCGGTCGCGACCGGCGATTACGCCACCACCAGCGAGATCGTGCGCGAGGCCGTGCGTGACTGGCAGCTTAAACGCGCCCAGCGTCAGGACGAACTGGCCCGCCTGCGCCAAGCCTGGAACGAGGGCAAGGAAAGCGGCGGGCGGGCACTGTTTGATGTGGAGGAAGTGTTGGTGCGGGCGCAGGCGCGGCGGGTA
- a CDS encoding PAS domain-containing methyl-accepting chemotaxis protein: protein MFGLAKADNQGRLKSQAMDLVRANIMIANAEFVITYVNPSLQGFLSEAEADLKKELPRFSMASLIGSNIDIFHKNPSHQRNMLSGLSRAHEATIKVGPRMFDLLVSPITTNGVRSGYVVEWANAAERLANLAYAAQSKAIGRNAAIIEFTPDGNILEANEIFLTAMGYRLDEVKGRHHSIFVPPEQRDTEAYRTFWDKLRKGEFQSGRFRRQSKTGADVWIEGSYNPVLDGNGRVTKVVKLASNVTDQVRLLADLKNLIDENFAEIDRAVSQSSKDCSGATSAVAGSLTNMRTVLDGARDMASSVAEIAQTMTRSRTAVEAAGKEAELVAQQADRLINAAQAMNSVVELIRDIAGQINLLSLNATIEAARAGEAGKGFAVVASEVKGLANQSARATEQISAEIENIQRTSAEVASAVRGITGAIGSVSGYVNSTAAAMEQQSAVTREISSRMDVTSSTVTQVSANIDTISSAVSKVAAAVTKTRQAAEVLAR from the coding sequence ATGTTCGGGCTGGCAAAGGCGGACAATCAGGGGCGGTTGAAGTCGCAGGCCATGGATCTTGTGCGGGCCAACATCATGATCGCGAATGCCGAATTCGTGATCACCTATGTGAACCCGTCGCTGCAGGGCTTTCTGTCAGAGGCGGAGGCGGACCTGAAGAAGGAACTGCCGCGCTTCAGCATGGCCAGCCTGATCGGCTCGAACATCGACATTTTCCACAAGAACCCGTCGCATCAGCGGAACATGCTGTCCGGCCTTTCCCGCGCGCATGAGGCGACGATCAAGGTCGGCCCGCGCATGTTCGACCTGCTGGTCAGCCCGATCACCACCAATGGCGTGCGCTCGGGCTATGTCGTGGAATGGGCCAACGCCGCCGAACGGCTGGCCAATCTGGCCTACGCGGCGCAGAGCAAGGCCATTGGCCGTAACGCCGCCATCATTGAATTCACGCCCGACGGCAATATTCTGGAAGCCAACGAGATTTTCCTGACGGCCATGGGCTATCGCCTGGACGAGGTGAAGGGCCGCCATCACTCCATCTTCGTGCCGCCGGAACAGCGGGATACAGAGGCCTACCGCACCTTCTGGGACAAGCTGCGCAAGGGAGAGTTTCAGTCGGGCCGCTTCCGCCGCCAGTCCAAAACGGGGGCCGATGTCTGGATCGAAGGCTCCTACAACCCCGTGCTGGATGGTAATGGCCGGGTAACCAAGGTGGTCAAGCTGGCCTCCAACGTCACCGATCAGGTGCGCCTGCTGGCCGATCTGAAGAACCTGATCGACGAGAATTTTGCGGAGATTGACCGCGCCGTCTCGCAATCCTCCAAGGATTGCAGCGGTGCCACCTCCGCCGTGGCCGGATCGCTGACCAATATGCGGACCGTCCTGGATGGCGCGCGTGACATGGCCAGCTCCGTGGCCGAAATCGCCCAGACCATGACCCGGTCGCGCACGGCGGTGGAAGCGGCGGGCAAGGAGGCGGAACTGGTGGCACAGCAGGCAGACCGCCTGATCAACGCGGCCCAGGCCATGAACAGTGTCGTGGAACTGATCCGCGACATTGCCGGCCAGATCAACCTTCTGTCGCTGAACGCTACCATTGAGGCGGCGCGCGCTGGCGAGGCGGGCAAGGGCTTTGCCGTGGTGGCATCAGAGGTCAAGGGTCTGGCCAACCAGTCGGCCCGCGCCACCGAACAGATCTCCGCCGAAATTGAGAATATTCAGCGGACCAGTGCGGAGGTGGCCAGCGCCGTCCGTGGCATCACCGGCGCCATCGGCAGCGTCAGCGGCTATGTCAATTCCACCGCCGCCGCCATGGAACAGCAAAGTGCGGTGACCCGCGAAATCAGCAGCCGTATGGATGTCACCTCCAGCACGGTCACCCAGGTCTCGGCCAATATCGACACGATCTCGTCAGCCGTCAGCAAGGTGGCCGCCGCCGTCACCAAGACACGGCAGGCGGCGGAGGTGCTGGCCCGCTGA